In Silene latifolia isolate original U9 population chromosome 3, ASM4854445v1, whole genome shotgun sequence, a single window of DNA contains:
- the LOC141649859 gene encoding auxin-responsive protein SAUR64-like: MISTKKLIKMARKWQRIAIASRKRVSWRRPVTDEGHFVVYTTDGRRFMIPLAYLETDIFRELLRMAEEEFGIAASVPITLPCDSSLLEYIISMIQKYVAKDLEKALIASLASCRYSSIAEHQQQNREQHLLISSF; this comes from the coding sequence atgatAAGTACAAAGAAGCTCATCAAGATGGCAAGGAAGTGGCAGAGAATAGCGATTGCTAGCAGGAAGAGGGTTTCTTGGCGAAGACCAGTGACCGATGAAGGTCATTTTGTTGTATACACAACTGATGGAAGACGATTCATGATTCCCTTGGCGTATCTAGAGACTGATATTTTCAGAGAACTATTAAGAATGGCAGAGGAAGAATTCGGCATAGCTGCTTCGGTGCCAATTACCTTGCCGTGTGATTCAAGTTTGTTGGAGTACATCATCTCTATGATCCAAAAGTATGTAGCGAAGGACTTGGAGAAAGCACTGATTGCGTCTTTGGCGAGCTGTAGATACTCGTCCATAGCTGAACATCAACAGCAAAATAGGGAACAACATTTGCTCATCTCGAGTTTCTAA
- the LOC141646374 gene encoding uncharacterized protein LOC141646374, with protein MSKRCGINLENFKELDHQQKFDFFAEYLENDRVLRSSSAGKVKAIPIEEHIDYVKEMWHMMKSDFEYTISEEHHLTALHNLQLESVWSGKYARCSESVSKSMQTKLVSKAENLQLNFKVLKKGQKPPVSRSPATHPPASRPSGSQNRRSGSGSHPSTTTVTPIDDGAPFSGSISTYQADSLSAATLSASNLSANHISASALSASTLNFSGIKFSGLAISGLNVPSPSISNLEASRLDIANLSCSEIVASNVIVSEFNNVV; from the exons ATGTCAAAGAGATGCGGCATCAATCTCGAAAATTTCAAGGAGCTCGACCATCAGCAAAAATTCGACTTTTTCGCTGAGTACCTTGAAAACGATCGAGTGTTGAGAAGCAGTTCGGCAGGCAAAGTAAAAGCAATACCAATCGAGGAACATATTGATTATGTTAAAGAGATGTGGCATATGATGAAATCAGATTTTGAATACACCATATCAGAAGAGCATCATCTCACCGCTCTTCACAATTTGCAATTGGAGAGCGTATGGTCTGGTAAATATGCTCGCTGTTCTGAATCCGTCTCAAAATCGATGCAAACTAAATTAGTAAGCAAAGCAGAAAACTTGCAGTTAAATTTCAAG GTGCTGAAGAAGGGCCAAAAACCACCTGTCTCACGCTCTCCGGCCACTCATCCACCAGCCTCTAGGCCCTCTGGTTCTCAGAACCGCCGCTCCGGCTCCGGCTCTCACCCGTCCACCACCACTGTCACTCCCATTGACGACGGAGCACCCTTTTCTGGCAGCATCTCTACTTACCAGGCGGATTCCCTCTCTGCCGCAACTCTCTCCGCCTCAAACCTCTCTGCAAACCACATCTCCGCCTCAGCCCTCAGCGCCTCCACCTTAAACTTTTCCGGCATCAAGTTCAGTGGCCTCGCTATCTCGGGCCTGAATGTCCCATCTCCTAGTATCTCCAACCTCGAGGCATCCCGTCTTGACATTGCCAACCTTAGTTGCTCTGAAATTGTCGCCTCGAACGTCATTGTTTCGGAATTCAACAATGTAGTTTGA
- the LOC141649860 gene encoding auxin-responsive protein SAUR66-like, with protein sequence MAKKWQRIAIAGRKRVSWSRPMTDEGHFVVYTTDGRRFMIPLTYLKTDIFRELLRLAEEEFGIASSGPITLPCDSSLMEYIISMIQKHVSKELEKALIASLANCRYSSVQQQEQTSRQFLVSSF encoded by the coding sequence ATGGCAAAGAAGTGGCAAAGAATAGCGATTGCAGGCAGGAAGAGGGTTTCCTGGTCGAGACCAATGACCGATGAAGGTCACTTTGTTGTGTACACAACTGATGGAAGACGGTTCATGATTCCCTTGACGTACCTAAAGACTGATATTTTCAGAGAACTATTAAGATTGGCAGAGGAAGAATTCGGAATAGCTTCTTCCGGTCCAATTACCTTGCCTTGTGACTCAAGTTTGATGGAGTACATCATCTCTATGATCCAAAAGCATGTGTCTAAGGAATTGGAAAAGGCATTGATAGCATCGTTGGCCAACTGTAGATACTCCTCAGTTCAACAACAAGAGCAAACTAGTCGACAGTTTCTCGTCTCAAGTTTCTAA